The following proteins come from a genomic window of Solwaraspora sp. WMMA2065:
- a CDS encoding ISAs1 family transposase, producing the protein MTDVLVVADALHAQTGHAEYLAAAGGHLMVTVKANQPTTFAQLKTLPWAQVPVGARTRETGHGRTETRTVKAVTVATPGGLGFPHAQQAVRITRTRTVKGRTSRETAYLTVSLPAGAAQPADLGAWARAEWHIENRLHYVRDVTLREDAHRARTGNGPAVFATLRNTAVGYHRANGEPNIARATRRANRRSTDLIDAVTSSNPTTQ; encoded by the coding sequence CTGACCGACGTCCTGGTCGTCGCGGACGCCCTGCACGCCCAGACCGGACACGCCGAGTACCTGGCCGCCGCCGGCGGACATCTGATGGTCACGGTAAAAGCCAACCAGCCGACCACATTCGCCCAGCTCAAGACGCTGCCCTGGGCGCAGGTCCCGGTCGGAGCGCGGACCCGCGAGACCGGACACGGCCGCACGGAGACCCGCACCGTCAAGGCCGTCACCGTGGCGACCCCCGGCGGGCTCGGCTTCCCCCACGCCCAGCAGGCCGTCCGGATCACCCGGACCCGCACGGTCAAGGGCAGGACCAGCCGCGAAACGGCGTATCTGACCGTGTCCCTTCCCGCCGGAGCAGCCCAACCCGCCGACCTCGGCGCCTGGGCGCGAGCGGAGTGGCATATCGAGAACCGCCTGCACTACGTCCGCGACGTGACGTTACGTGAGGATGCCCATCGAGCCCGGACCGGCAACGGTCCCGCCGTCTTCGCCACACTCCGTAACACCGCGGTTGGCTACCACCGTGCCAACGGCGAACCCAACATCGCCCGCGCCACCCGACGCGCGAACCGACGCTCCACAGACCTCATCGACGCCGTGACCAGCAGTAATCCGACTACGCAATAG
- the ltrA gene encoding group II intron reverse transcriptase/maturase, translated as MCPRGVSTDARRAGGPARSSDEALVIGVERRGRAIRSWFVWSTRTHNGLGGTVRSELTLSEKPLEISKWEVWEAYERVKANKGAPGVDDVSLGEFEKDLKGNLYKIWNRMSSGSYFPPPVKAVRIPKPQGGVRTLGVPTVGDRVAQTVVARRIEEKVEPIFHPDSYGYRPRRSALDAVAACRQRCWRYDWVVDLDVQAFFDSVDHDLMIKAVEANTDLPWVLLYVKRWLIAPMQQPDGSLQPRDRGTPQGSAVSPVLANLFLHYAFDTWMARTFPSVPFERYADDAVVHCASERQAYLVRQAIEDRMVEVGLRLHPDKTRIVYCKDTNRRGAHPDTSFTFLGYTFRPRGAKDRRGDVFTAFLPAVSKDALKRLSRTVRRWQIHRRLDLSWAELAEMINPVVRGWMSYYGRFYRSELNTLLARINSYLVRWIRKKYRRLRPRRKARVVWERIIAQHPRYFAHWAWVRNPLMMARVVRAE; from the coding sequence ATGTGCCCGCGAGGTGTGAGTACCGATGCGAGACGCGCTGGCGGACCGGCCCGTAGTAGTGACGAAGCCCTGGTAATCGGGGTGGAGCGAAGGGGCCGGGCCATCCGCAGTTGGTTCGTCTGGTCAACCAGAACGCATAACGGTCTGGGAGGAACTGTGAGGAGCGAGCTGACATTGTCAGAGAAACCGTTAGAGATTTCAAAGTGGGAAGTCTGGGAAGCGTACGAAAGAGTCAAGGCGAACAAGGGAGCACCCGGAGTCGACGACGTCAGCTTGGGGGAGTTCGAGAAGGATCTGAAAGGAAATCTGTACAAGATCTGGAATCGGATGTCCTCGGGCAGTTACTTCCCGCCTCCGGTGAAAGCGGTGCGGATACCGAAACCGCAGGGTGGGGTCAGAACACTCGGTGTGCCCACTGTGGGTGACCGGGTGGCGCAGACCGTGGTGGCCCGCAGGATCGAGGAGAAGGTCGAACCGATCTTCCACCCCGACTCCTACGGCTACCGGCCGCGACGGTCGGCGCTGGACGCGGTAGCGGCATGCCGGCAACGGTGCTGGCGCTACGACTGGGTCGTCGATCTGGACGTCCAGGCGTTCTTCGACAGCGTCGACCACGACCTCATGATCAAAGCGGTGGAGGCGAACACCGACCTGCCGTGGGTACTGCTGTACGTCAAACGGTGGCTCATCGCCCCGATGCAGCAGCCCGACGGTAGCCTGCAACCCCGAGACCGGGGAACCCCGCAAGGGTCCGCGGTCTCACCCGTGCTGGCGAACCTGTTCCTGCACTACGCGTTCGACACCTGGATGGCCCGGACGTTCCCGTCCGTGCCGTTCGAACGCTACGCCGACGACGCGGTGGTGCACTGCGCCAGCGAACGCCAGGCGTACCTGGTGCGCCAGGCGATCGAGGACAGGATGGTCGAGGTCGGGCTGCGCCTGCACCCGGACAAGACCAGGATCGTGTACTGCAAGGACACCAACCGGCGAGGCGCCCATCCGGACACCTCGTTCACGTTCCTCGGGTACACGTTCCGTCCTCGCGGGGCCAAAGATCGTCGAGGGGACGTGTTCACCGCGTTCCTCCCGGCGGTCAGCAAGGACGCTCTCAAAAGACTCAGCCGTACCGTCCGGCGATGGCAGATCCACCGCCGGTTGGACCTCAGCTGGGCCGAACTCGCCGAGATGATCAACCCCGTCGTACGCGGGTGGATGAGCTACTACGGGCGGTTCTACCGCTCCGAGCTCAACACTCTCCTGGCGCGCATCAACTCCTACCTGGTGCGTTGGATCCGCAAGAAGTACCGGCGGCTACGACCCCGACGCAAGGCCCGAGTCGTGTGGGAACGCATCATCGCGCAACACCCGCGCTACTTCGCGCACTGGGCCTGGGTCCGTAACCCTCTGATGATGGCCAGGGTGGTACGAGCGGAGTGA
- a CDS encoding SRPBCC domain-containing protein: protein MDDSHRDRCYPEWNPFITKLDGSLTRGSHVAVTIALPGAKPRRFTPTVTTAEPERQLAWLGRVLIPGIFDGAHSFDIEPLTPKSTRFTQSERFSGLFVMMLPGLLRSAESGFATMNTALAARAEA from the coding sequence GTGGACGATTCTCACCGAGACCGCTGTTACCCGGAATGGAACCCGTTCATCACGAAGCTTGACGGCAGCCTGACCCGTGGCTCTCATGTGGCGGTCACTATCGCTCTTCCCGGGGCTAAGCCGCGCCGCTTCACTCCCACCGTCACCACCGCCGAGCCCGAGCGGCAGCTCGCGTGGCTCGGCCGTGTGCTCATCCCGGGGATCTTCGACGGCGCGCACTCCTTCGACATCGAACCGCTCACTCCCAAATCGACCCGGTTCACCCAGTCCGAACGCTTCTCTGGATTGTTCGTGATGATGCTGCCCGGCTTGTTGCGCTCGGCCGAGTCAGGCTTCGCTACGATGAACACGGCTCTCGCCGCGCGGGCAGAGGCATGA
- a CDS encoding nuclear transport factor 2 family protein produces the protein MAANTATGQAQRNTEIVLTAMRELFVEKDITALDRYWSEPYVQHSPQLANGLGTLRAVVPGLEGFSWEPKRIAAQGDLVFTHSVVHGWAPNPVVIVDIFRLDNGRIVEHWDVIQDLTSPEATVSGNPMI, from the coding sequence ATGGCCGCGAACACAGCGACTGGCCAGGCTCAACGCAACACCGAAATCGTACTGACCGCCATGCGGGAACTCTTCGTTGAGAAGGACATCACGGCGCTCGACCGGTACTGGTCTGAGCCCTACGTCCAGCACAGTCCTCAGTTGGCCAATGGTCTGGGCACGCTACGCGCTGTGGTGCCGGGCCTGGAGGGCTTCTCATGGGAGCCGAAGCGGATCGCCGCGCAGGGTGACCTCGTGTTCACCCACAGCGTCGTCCATGGGTGGGCGCCGAATCCGGTCGTCATCGTTGACATCTTCCGGCTCGATAACGGACGTATCGTCGAACATTGGGATGTCATTCAGGACCTCACCTCCCCTGAGGCGACCGTCAGCGGTAACCCGATGATCTGA
- a CDS encoding LuxR family transcriptional regulator: protein MPTDSGENELANLLGRRADRVAVEHLLAQAQAGRSGALVVRGEAGIGKTAILEHARDTASPSGFRVEHSVGAESENQFAFAGLHQLCAPLLDHADALPEPQQAALGVAFGLRAGAAPDRFLVGLATLNLLAEIAEEQPLLCLVDDAQWLDEASAQILAFVARRVAAERIALLFALRDVGDSAVTTFAELPELRLDGLNDTDAGALLASAVHAPLDAGVRDRIIAEARGNPLALLELPRSTRPTQLAGGFELPDTLSVPHRVEDAFRRRSGSLPPDTQLLLLVAATEPTGDVALLWRAAAELGIALEAVEAAEAVGLLEIDIRVRFCHPLARSAVYRAATPPDHRRAHGALAAAIDPQTDPDRRAWHRAQSILGTDEDAAAELEQSADRARARGGLAAAAAFLQHAATLTPDHATRARRALEAARAKHEAGASESALELLTTAPLGPLAPLQRAHLDLLRAQIVFHLNRGTEVPDMLMDAAKAFAPLDAALSRETYLHALDAAIINGGGDAVRIAEAALAAPAPEVPPRPVDLLLDGLATTLTRGHPAGAPRLQLALAAFRDCPQAESVQSSQSDRWLWLAGRNAVTVLDDELLYVLASRNVQLAREAGALATLPAALNFLSITLVLMGDLAHADELAAEATVITQATGGVPLRHGRVILNAWRGDQAETTALNAIIASDGTYPDEGVEVSLARYAMAVLHNGLGNYSVAQEAAARACRSDEQSISSAGLPELIEASVRAGEPERAALALEQLSSRADAYGTSWALGLAARSRALASTGPDAEKNYREAIERLEKSRMASDTARAHLVYGEWLRREGRRQDARKRLRTAHQLLSEMGVEAFAERAARELRATGEHPRKRTTQPAHALTTHELHIARLVATGATSREIGAQLFLSPRTIEAHLRSIFRKLGITSRRQLKELPLR from the coding sequence GTGCCGACGGACTCAGGTGAGAACGAACTGGCGAACCTTCTGGGCCGGCGCGCAGACCGCGTCGCCGTCGAACACCTACTCGCCCAGGCACAGGCCGGACGCAGCGGGGCGCTCGTGGTGCGCGGGGAAGCGGGCATCGGAAAGACCGCGATCCTGGAGCACGCCCGCGATACCGCATCTCCGTCGGGGTTCCGGGTCGAACACTCGGTCGGAGCGGAGTCCGAGAACCAGTTCGCGTTCGCCGGTCTGCACCAGCTGTGCGCGCCGCTGCTGGACCACGCGGATGCGCTGCCCGAGCCGCAGCAGGCTGCCCTCGGCGTAGCGTTCGGCTTACGCGCCGGAGCGGCACCGGACCGGTTCCTGGTCGGGCTGGCCACCCTCAACCTGCTGGCCGAGATCGCCGAGGAACAGCCGCTGCTGTGCCTCGTCGACGACGCTCAATGGCTGGACGAGGCCTCCGCGCAGATCCTGGCGTTCGTGGCACGCCGAGTCGCCGCCGAACGAATCGCCTTACTCTTCGCGCTGCGCGATGTCGGCGACAGCGCTGTCACCACGTTCGCCGAGCTGCCGGAGCTACGGCTGGACGGCCTCAACGACACCGACGCCGGAGCGCTGCTGGCCTCCGCCGTCCACGCACCGCTCGACGCTGGAGTACGCGACCGGATCATCGCCGAGGCACGCGGCAACCCGCTGGCGCTGCTGGAGCTGCCCCGCAGTACCCGTCCCACACAGCTGGCCGGCGGGTTCGAGCTGCCCGACACCCTCAGCGTTCCGCACCGCGTCGAGGACGCATTCCGGCGCCGCAGCGGCAGCTTGCCCCCCGACACCCAGCTGCTACTGCTGGTCGCCGCCACCGAGCCAACCGGCGACGTGGCGCTGCTGTGGCGCGCCGCCGCCGAGCTAGGCATCGCCCTCGAAGCGGTCGAGGCAGCCGAAGCCGTCGGGCTACTCGAGATCGATATCCGGGTGCGGTTCTGTCATCCGTTGGCGCGTTCGGCGGTCTACCGGGCCGCCACGCCACCCGACCACCGCCGCGCCCACGGCGCTCTGGCCGCCGCCATCGACCCGCAGACCGACCCGGACCGGCGCGCCTGGCACCGCGCACAATCGATCTTGGGCACCGACGAGGACGCCGCTGCCGAACTTGAGCAATCAGCCGACCGGGCGCGGGCCCGCGGTGGGCTGGCCGCCGCAGCCGCGTTCCTGCAGCACGCGGCAACCCTCACTCCCGATCACGCCACCCGAGCCCGGCGGGCGCTGGAAGCCGCCCGCGCCAAGCACGAAGCCGGCGCCTCCGAAAGCGCGCTGGAACTGCTCACGACGGCGCCACTCGGGCCGCTGGCTCCCCTGCAACGCGCGCATCTCGACCTGCTGCGAGCCCAGATCGTGTTCCACCTGAACCGCGGCACCGAGGTGCCGGACATGCTGATGGATGCTGCCAAGGCGTTCGCCCCGTTGGACGCCGCGTTGTCCCGCGAGACCTACCTACATGCGCTGGACGCGGCGATCATCAATGGCGGGGGCGACGCGGTACGCATCGCCGAAGCGGCCCTGGCCGCCCCGGCGCCCGAGGTGCCGCCGCGACCGGTAGACCTACTCCTCGACGGGCTCGCGACGACCCTGACAAGGGGACATCCGGCAGGAGCGCCCCGGCTGCAGCTCGCACTGGCAGCGTTCCGCGACTGCCCGCAGGCGGAATCTGTGCAGTCCAGCCAGAGCGACCGTTGGCTGTGGCTGGCCGGCCGCAACGCCGTGACGGTCCTCGACGACGAGCTGCTCTATGTGCTGGCCAGCCGCAACGTCCAGCTCGCTCGTGAGGCCGGCGCGCTGGCGACGCTCCCCGCCGCACTGAACTTCCTGTCCATCACGTTGGTCCTGATGGGCGATCTCGCCCACGCTGACGAGCTGGCGGCCGAGGCCACAGTGATCACACAGGCGACCGGGGGCGTGCCGTTGCGCCATGGTCGCGTCATTCTCAACGCCTGGCGTGGCGACCAGGCCGAGACCACCGCGCTCAACGCCATCATAGCCAGCGATGGCACCTACCCCGACGAGGGCGTGGAGGTCTCCCTCGCCCGGTACGCGATGGCGGTGCTCCACAACGGCTTAGGCAACTATTCGGTCGCGCAGGAAGCTGCGGCGAGGGCGTGCAGGTCCGACGAACAGTCGATCAGCAGCGCGGGCCTACCCGAGCTCATCGAGGCTTCTGTCCGTGCCGGCGAACCGGAACGAGCGGCGCTCGCACTGGAGCAGCTCAGTTCACGCGCGGATGCGTACGGCACCTCATGGGCGCTCGGCCTGGCCGCGCGCTCACGAGCGCTGGCCAGCACCGGGCCCGATGCCGAGAAGAACTACCGCGAGGCGATCGAACGGCTCGAAAAGTCCCGGATGGCCAGCGACACGGCTCGTGCTCACCTCGTCTACGGCGAGTGGCTGCGCCGCGAAGGCCGCCGCCAGGACGCGCGCAAGAGACTCCGCACCGCCCACCAACTGCTGTCGGAGATGGGTGTGGAAGCGTTCGCCGAGCGAGCGGCCCGCGAGCTACGCGCCACCGGTGAGCACCCGCGCAAACGCACCACCCAGCCGGCCCACGCCCTCACCACCCACGAGCTGCACATCGCCCGATTGGTCGCCACCGGGGCCACCTCCCGGGAGATTGGCGCACAGTTGTTCCTGAGCCCTCGCACGATCGAAGCCCACCTGCGCAGCATCTTCCGTAAGCTCGGGATCACCTCCCGCCGGCAGCTCAAGGAACTACCGCTGCGCTGA
- a CDS encoding ISAs1 family transposase, with translation MPSSPTEILLPHRPTDTPLPVAVTDSEQLSLFVALRAVPDPRDPRGRRYPLVSVLAVAVCAVLAGACTFAAIADWVRDLDRAAWARLGFTDRVPAATTVWRLLIRIDAQTLSAVLARWLRARTTPDGGTGRRWRIVIAVDGKVVRGARLPDGRQVHLLSAYDTSTGIVLAQVQIATKSNESPCAEHAAMA, from the coding sequence ATGCCATCATCACCCACCGAGATTCTGCTGCCGCACCGACCCACCGATACGCCTCTCCCGGTAGCGGTCACTGACAGCGAGCAGCTCAGTCTGTTCGTCGCGTTGAGGGCGGTACCCGATCCGCGTGACCCGCGTGGCCGCCGCTACCCCCTGGTCAGCGTGCTCGCGGTCGCGGTGTGCGCGGTGCTGGCCGGGGCGTGCACGTTCGCCGCGATCGCCGACTGGGTACGCGACCTCGACCGCGCCGCGTGGGCGAGGCTCGGGTTCACCGATCGGGTCCCCGCCGCGACCACGGTGTGGCGACTGTTGATCCGCATCGACGCGCAAACGCTGTCGGCGGTACTGGCCCGCTGGCTGCGGGCACGCACCACACCGGACGGCGGGACCGGACGGCGGTGGCGCATCGTCATCGCCGTCGACGGCAAGGTCGTACGCGGTGCCCGGCTCCCCGACGGACGTCAGGTCCATCTGCTGTCGGCCTACGACACCAGCACCGGCATCGTGCTCGCCCAGGTCCAGATCGCCACGAAATCGAACGAGTCACCCTGTGCCGAGCACGCCGCTATGGCGTGA
- a CDS encoding (4Fe-4S)-binding protein — MSSGTAKKAYEGQSITVTFEARRCLHAAEWVRGLPEVFDPGQRPWSRPDGAEAERLAEGLRRCPSGALRYELVSGGAEAPDRPTWVTRLHRTVDRAR, encoded by the coding sequence ATGAGCAGCGGAACCGCGAAGAAGGCGTACGAGGGTCAGTCGATCACCGTGACCTTTGAGGCCAGGCGTTGCCTGCACGCTGCCGAGTGGGTTCGCGGCTTGCCGGAGGTCTTTGATCCGGGTCAGCGCCCGTGGAGCCGGCCCGACGGTGCCGAGGCCGAGCGCTTGGCCGAAGGGCTCCGACGCTGTCCCTCCGGAGCGTTGCGGTACGAACTCGTATCCGGCGGGGCGGAGGCCCCTGATCGGCCCACGTGGGTCACGCGACTCCACCGGACAGTTGATCGTGCGCGGTGA
- a CDS encoding DUF5996 family protein codes for MTISATTSWPSLRVSDWTDTRDTLHMWTQIVGKIRMAHAPLVNHWWQVTLYVSPRGLTTSAIPYGTGAFEIEFDFIGHRLDVRTSNGGVRSLPLRPMPVAEFYSRVMAMLDELGIEAPIRPHPNEVDPAIPFAEDHHHASYDGEAAALFWRQLLQANRVIGEFRSHFVGKVSPVHFFWGGMDLACTRFSGRSAPPHPGGVPNCGDWVMVEGYSRELSSCGFWPGGGEEGAFYSYAYPAPDGFAEQPIGPDGAYFSAEFQQFLLPYEAARAAPNPDRAVAEFLRSTYVAAADLGGWDRSALEDDPFRWHRTSAR; via the coding sequence ATGACCATTTCGGCAACGACGAGCTGGCCGAGCCTGCGGGTCTCGGACTGGACCGACACGCGTGACACCCTGCACATGTGGACCCAGATCGTGGGCAAGATCCGCATGGCGCACGCTCCGTTGGTCAATCACTGGTGGCAGGTGACCCTGTACGTGAGCCCACGCGGGTTGACGACGTCCGCCATCCCGTACGGCACGGGAGCCTTTGAGATCGAGTTCGACTTCATCGGCCATCGGCTCGACGTGCGCACCAGCAACGGCGGCGTGCGGAGTCTTCCGCTCCGGCCGATGCCGGTCGCCGAGTTCTACTCGCGGGTCATGGCCATGCTCGACGAACTCGGGATCGAGGCGCCGATCCGGCCGCATCCCAACGAGGTCGACCCGGCGATCCCGTTCGCCGAGGACCACCACCACGCCTCCTACGACGGTGAGGCCGCCGCCCTGTTCTGGCGGCAGCTGTTGCAGGCGAACCGGGTGATCGGCGAGTTCCGGTCGCATTTCGTGGGCAAGGTCAGCCCGGTGCACTTCTTCTGGGGCGGGATGGACCTCGCCTGCACCCGCTTCTCCGGCCGGTCGGCCCCGCCGCACCCCGGCGGAGTGCCGAACTGCGGAGACTGGGTCATGGTCGAGGGCTACTCCCGCGAGCTGTCCAGCTGCGGGTTCTGGCCCGGCGGCGGTGAGGAAGGCGCCTTCTACTCGTACGCCTATCCCGCACCCGACGGGTTCGCCGAGCAGCCGATCGGACCCGACGGCGCGTACTTCAGCGCTGAGTTCCAGCAGTTCCTGCTGCCGTACGAGGCTGCCCGCGCCGCACCGAATCCGGACCGCGCGGTCGCTGAGTTCCTCCGCAGCACCTACGTGGCCGCCGCAGACCTCGGGGGCTGGGACCGCTCCGCCCTGGAGGACGACCCGTTTCGTTGGCACCGAACCTCTGCTCGGTGA
- a CDS encoding flavodoxin family protein translates to MTARIIEKPDFTGLHAMYINCTLNRSPGRSHTQGLIDRSVAIMAANGVSVDQIRAVDHDIATGVRPDMTEYGWDTDEWPALLTRVLAADILVIAGPIWLGDNSSVTRRVIERLYGYSGVLNEQGQYAYYGRVGGCLLTGNEDGLKHCAMNILYSLQHIGFTIPPQADAGWLGEVGPGPSYLDAGSGGPENDFTNRNTAFMTYNLLHLASMIRRAGGFPAYGNQRTVWDAGVYPDTANPEYR, encoded by the coding sequence ATGACCGCGAGGATCATCGAGAAGCCCGACTTTACCGGGCTGCATGCGATGTATATCAACTGCACCCTCAACCGTTCCCCCGGCCGGAGCCACACCCAGGGGTTGATCGACCGCAGTGTGGCGATCATGGCGGCGAACGGGGTCAGCGTGGACCAGATTCGCGCCGTCGACCACGACATCGCCACCGGCGTGCGACCGGACATGACCGAGTACGGGTGGGACACCGACGAATGGCCCGCGTTGCTGACCCGGGTGCTGGCAGCCGACATCCTGGTCATCGCCGGTCCGATCTGGCTCGGCGACAACAGTTCGGTGACCCGCCGGGTGATCGAGCGGCTCTACGGCTACTCCGGTGTACTCAACGAGCAGGGTCAGTACGCCTACTACGGGCGGGTCGGTGGCTGCCTGCTCACCGGCAACGAGGACGGCCTGAAGCACTGCGCCATGAATATCCTCTACAGCTTGCAGCACATCGGCTTCACCATCCCGCCGCAGGCCGATGCGGGTTGGCTCGGCGAGGTCGGTCCCGGCCCGTCCTACCTCGACGCGGGTTCTGGCGGGCCGGAGAACGACTTCACCAACCGCAATACCGCGTTCATGACCTACAACCTGCTCCACCTCGCGTCGATGATCCGTCGTGCCGGCGGGTTCCCGGCCTACGGCAACCAACGCACTGTCTGGGACGCAGGAGTCTATCCGGACACGGCCAATCCCGAGTACCGCTGA
- a CDS encoding STAS domain-containing protein — translation MEVPPAARAVVRSNRVRGDGADATRVLRLQGGIHFAGAERIVREVVESAPSEPRVVLDVSLVHSIDDVSRRMLLEVARRLRLNGHEVYLVDPEMMIPDPDPGDGVRLAVIDVIAQLRPGRTS, via the coding sequence ATGGAGGTCCCGCCTGCGGCGCGCGCGGTCGTGCGTTCCAATCGGGTACGGGGTGACGGAGCGGACGCGACCCGGGTTCTCCGGCTGCAGGGCGGAATCCACTTTGCGGGAGCAGAACGGATCGTGCGCGAGGTCGTGGAGAGCGCGCCTTCGGAGCCCCGAGTGGTCCTCGACGTCTCCCTGGTGCACTCTATCGACGACGTGTCCCGACGAATGCTCCTGGAAGTCGCGCGTCGGCTCCGCCTGAACGGTCACGAAGTCTATCTCGTAGATCCGGAGATGATGATCCCGGACCCCGACCCTGGCGACGGGGTCCGGCTCGCGGTCATCGATGTCATTGCTCAATTGCGACCAGGAAGGACATCATGA
- a CDS encoding IS110 family transposase has protein sequence MSREPEEIHDPDHEIRLSRVAAIDVAKASGKVCTRLPHPTQPHRRVTLVWDVVSTNELCALAQRLVTDQIERVVLESTGDYWRPFYYILEAHGVTVWLVNANDVKQVPGRPKTDKLDAVWLAKLNERGMLRPSFVPPKAIRDIRDYTRLRHDLVADRTRYKLRLDKLLEDALIKLSTVATNFLGLSGRAMIDALVAGERDPRRLAELALGKLRVKRPALVEALTGRFDDHHATIAAVLLQQIDALDVEIDKLTVIIDQLIAALPPTGTGEDCPPAAHQPSVLERLDEIPGVGPRVAQIIIAETGGNMAQFPTAGHLVSWTKLSPRTMQSGSKTRRGPTGRGSPYLKSVLGDAAAAAARTDTFLGERYRRLVKRRGKARALVAIARSILTIVWHILADPTASFIDLGPDHYATHINKHRKTRSLIRQLEALGHTVQLNPA, from the coding sequence ATGTCACGAGAACCTGAAGAGATCCACGACCCCGACCATGAGATCCGGTTGAGCCGGGTCGCGGCCATCGACGTCGCGAAGGCATCCGGCAAGGTCTGTACCCGGCTACCGCATCCGACTCAGCCTCACCGCAGGGTGACGCTGGTCTGGGACGTCGTGTCCACCAACGAGCTCTGCGCCTTGGCCCAGCGGTTGGTCACCGATCAGATCGAACGTGTCGTTCTGGAGTCGACCGGCGACTACTGGCGACCGTTCTACTACATCCTGGAAGCCCACGGGGTGACCGTGTGGCTGGTCAACGCCAACGACGTCAAGCAGGTCCCGGGCCGACCCAAGACCGACAAGCTCGACGCGGTCTGGCTGGCCAAGCTCAACGAGCGTGGGATGCTGCGGCCCTCGTTCGTGCCGCCGAAGGCGATCCGGGACATCCGCGACTACACCCGGCTGCGCCACGACCTCGTCGCGGACCGGACCCGCTACAAGCTGCGCTTGGACAAGCTGCTGGAAGACGCTTTGATCAAGCTGTCCACGGTGGCTACCAACTTCCTCGGGCTGTCCGGAAGAGCGATGATCGACGCTCTCGTCGCGGGTGAACGCGATCCCCGCCGACTGGCCGAGCTGGCCCTGGGCAAGCTACGGGTCAAACGTCCCGCTCTGGTTGAGGCGTTGACCGGCCGTTTCGACGACCATCACGCCACGATCGCTGCCGTCCTGCTGCAGCAGATCGATGCCCTTGACGTCGAGATCGACAAGCTCACCGTGATCATCGACCAGCTAATCGCCGCACTGCCTCCGACGGGTACTGGTGAGGACTGTCCTCCTGCGGCCCATCAGCCTTCGGTCTTGGAGCGGCTCGACGAGATCCCTGGTGTCGGACCTCGGGTCGCTCAGATCATCATCGCGGAGACCGGCGGGAACATGGCCCAGTTCCCCACCGCTGGCCACCTGGTGTCCTGGACGAAACTGTCCCCACGCACCATGCAGTCCGGGTCAAAGACCCGCCGCGGACCCACCGGCCGTGGCAGCCCCTACCTTAAAAGTGTGCTCGGTGACGCCGCCGCGGCAGCCGCCCGCACCGACACCTTCCTCGGCGAACGCTACCGGCGCCTGGTCAAACGCCGAGGCAAAGCCAGAGCCCTGGTCGCGATCGCCAGATCCATCCTGACGATCGTCTGGCACATCCTGGCCGACCCGACCGCTAGCTTCATCGATCTCGGCCCGGACCACTACGCCACCCATATCAACAAGCACCGCAAGACCCGTAGCCTCATCCGCCAGCTCGAAGCCCTCGGCCACACCGTTCAGCTCAACCCGGCCTGA
- a CDS encoding GNAT family N-acetyltransferase produces MKDVPEAKQYEARVEGESKVAGIAQYIRTKELIAFVHTEVPPEYEGRGVGTALARAGLDEARAAGLLVLATCPFFAGWIARHPEYQDLVYQSRSRVTD; encoded by the coding sequence GTGAAGGATGTCCCCGAAGCCAAGCAGTACGAGGCTCGGGTCGAGGGAGAGTCCAAGGTTGCGGGTATCGCGCAGTACATCCGGACCAAGGAACTCATCGCGTTCGTGCACACCGAGGTCCCGCCGGAGTACGAGGGCAGGGGAGTGGGGACGGCCCTTGCCCGCGCCGGCCTCGACGAGGCCCGCGCCGCAGGCCTGCTGGTCCTGGCCACCTGCCCGTTCTTCGCGGGGTGGATCGCGCGGCACCCCGAGTACCAGGACCTGGTGTACCAGTCCCGCAGCAGAGTCACCGACTGA